The Stieleria maiorica genome includes the window TTCAGTAATCGTCTCGCCGCTAAAAGGAACGGCCAAAGCATTTTGGAACGACAAGACGGCTAACCAAGTGGAGTCCTCATGAATTCATCATCCGAGCCAACTACGTCGATGGCGGCTTGCTTTCCCGGAACCGATGAAATCGTCTGGGAAGGAACTGCGGCGACCGCCGCGGACGTGGCGGACGCTGTCGCCAACGCTCGGTCCGCACTTGCAGGGTGGCAAACCACTGCGGTCGAGGACCGCATCGCCGTGGCGGAACGATTCGCTGCCTTGGCGACCGATCAACAGGAGTCCATCGCGAATCAGATCAGCCGGGAAACCGGCAAACCGAAGTGGGAATCGACTGCGGAGGCCAAGTTGGTGCCGGCAAAGGTGAAACTGGCCGTCCAAGCCTATTGCGAGCGCAGCGGTTCGCAACAAATCGATCTGCCGCAGGGGACCGGGCGGGTGGTTTACCGTGGCGTGGGGGTGATGGCGGTGCTCGGTCCGTTTAATTTTCCCGCCCACCTGCCCAATGGACACATCGTTCCGGCACTGGTCGCAGGCAACACGGTCGTCTTTAAACCCAGTGAGATGACGCCAGGCACGGGTGAATTGCTGTGTCAACTTTGGCACAAGGCAGGTCTGCCGCATGGCGTGCTGCAGGTGGTTCAAGGCGACGGGGCCGTCGGCGCCACGCTTGTCTCGCAAGCAGTCGATGGGGTCTTGTTCACGGGAAGCTACGCCGCCGGATGTGCGATCCATCGGTCGTTGGCGGGCCGGCCGGAAGTGCTGTTGGCGTTGGAGATGGGCGGCAACAACCCGCTGGTGGTCCATCGGGCCAAGGATCTCGACGCGGCTGCCTATCTGTGTGCCGTCTCGGCGTACGCCACTGCCGGCCAGCGTTGCACGTGCGCACGCCGCTTGATTTTGATTGACGATGACGATTCGAATTTGCTTGTCGATCGCTTGGTCCGTCACTGCGAGACGCTTCGAGTCGGATTGCCCGACGACGATCCGGTGCCGTTTTGTGGACCGTTGATTTCTGCGGCAGCGGCGGACCGCGTGTTGGATGCCCAGGCGTCGTGGCTGGATGCCGGCGCGAGGGTACTCGTTGCAGTGTGCCGTGACCCACGCAACGCGGCCCTGCTGCGTCCGGGACTGGTGGATGTGACGACGATGAACGATCGAATCGACGAGGAAGTGTTCGGGCCGCTGCTTCAAGTCATCCGTGTGGTGGACTTTGATGCGGCAATCGGCCAGGCCAATCGGACGGCGTACGGATTGTCGGCGTCGTTGCTGTCAGATGACCCGGCCTTATTCGATCGGTTTCGAACACTGATCCGTGCCGGCGTTGTCAATTGGAATCAACCGACGGTAGGCGCCAGCGGTCGCTTGCCGTTCGGAGGCTTGGGGGCGTCGGGGAATCACCGGCCCAGCGGCTACTTCGCAGCCGACTATTGCAGCGATGCTGCCGCCATGCTGGAATCGGGGTCTTTATCGTTGCCGGCGACCACCCTGCCGGGGATCGAGGTCGGGGGGAACACCCCGTAGCGGAAGCCGCCAAGGCTTTCGGCGAAACCCTTGACGATGTGTTCCGAGGGTCGCCGTGTTTTCCGAACTCGGCGCCACAAAAAGCAAAGCTTTTCCCCACGCCGACCTCGGAGAGGACGGCGACTATCCAGGCCAGTCGAAAACGAAACTGCGGTAGACGACTAGGATCAATTCCCATGCACCACACCGATTCCGCCACCGCGGTCGAAGTCAATTTTGACGGATTGATCGGACCGACGCACAACTTCGCCGGGCTCGCGCCGGGTAACTTGGCGTCGTGGCTGCACCGCAGCGAACCCTCCAATCCTCGTGCCGCTGCTCGACAGGGCCTGGCGAAAATGTCTCGGTTGCGATCCTTGGGCATCCCCCAAGCCATTCTGCCTCCCCAACCGCGCCCGAACCTACGCTTGTTGCGACAACTCGGGTTCTCCGGTGACGATGCAAACGTGTTGGCAACGGCGCAAAACCAATCGCCCCGAATGCTGGCGATCGCCATGTCCGGTTCGAGCATGTGGACGGCCAATGCCGCCACCGTATGCCCGTCCGCAGACGCCGATGACGGCCGCGTCCACTTCACCGCGGCCAACTTGGCCAGCAGCCTGCATCGCGCGTCCGAAACGATCGTGACGGCGACGATTCTGAGACGCATTTTCGATGATCCGCAATGCTTTTGTCATCACGACCCGATCCCCTGTTCGGCCGACATGGGAGACGAAGGCGCGGCCAACCACACCCGGTTCTGCGATTCGTTTGGCGGTCCCGGCGTCCAGCTATTCGTCTACGGAACCGATCACGGGGACGACGACCACTCGCGTCCCCGACGGTTTGCCGCGCGCCAGTCGCGAGCCGCCAGCGAAGCGGTTTCCCGCCTGCATCGGCTTGATCCCCACCGCGTCGTTTTCGCCAAACAAGACCCGCGCGCGATCGATGCGGGTGTCTTTCACAACGACGTCATCGCGGTGGGACATCGCCAATTGCTGTTCTGTCACGAGCAGGCGTTTGAGCAACCCATGCAGGTGTTCGATGCCCTTCGCCGGGCGACGAGCGAGCAGATCCGAATCGTCGAAGTTCCCCAACAGCGTGTCAGTTTGGACGATGCCGTCGCGACGTATTTATTCAACAGCCAGATCGTCACGGCAGCCGACGGTCAAACCGTCTTGATCGCGCCGGAGGATTGTCGCAGCCATCGCTCGGTCGCCATGTTGCTCCAGGAACTGGTCGACGATGGAACCTTCGATCGCGTGGAGTTCGTGGACCTGCGTCAAAGTATGAACAATGGCGGCGGGCCGGCGTGTTTGCGTCTGCGCGTCGTGTTGACGCCGGAGGAGGTCGCGTCGGTCACGCCGGGCGTCTTTCTGACCGACACGTTGGAGAAACAGCTGGATGTCTGGATCGAGCGATATTATCGAGAGTCGCTGACCGCCGCGGATCTGGCCGACCCGCAGCTGATGCGTGAATCCTTCGACGCCCTGGACGAATTGGCGTCGCTGCTGGGATTGGGCAGCGTTTACGAGTTTCAACGCTGAATCCGCCGAACGACCGAGTTCCGCTACAATAGGAATTCGCAATCGTTGGTGTTTAGTCTTCAGGCGATTCCCGCTCGCTGCTTCGCAGCGAGGGGCGACCGCCCGGAAGGGCCGTCGTACATTGACCGGCGACGGCCCGGAAGGGCCGTCGTACACTGAGAGTCGTACGCGGAGAGTCGTACGCGGAGAGTCGTACATTGCAAGAGCGACCACAAAACCAAACCGAGTTCACTTTTTTCCCCGAGTGATCGTGATGACAAAAACCTTGCTCGCTGTTTTGATTCTGTTGGGTGTCCCCGGCCTTTCGGTCGCGGCCGATTTTCCACCCGGTCTGCAAACACTGGAAATCGGTGATGCCGCGCCCGATTTTAAATTGCCCGGGATCGATGGGCGCGATTGGACACTGAACGACTTTGACGACGGCAAGGTTCTGATCGTCTACTTCACGTCCAACCACTGTCCGGTTTGCCATGCCCATGACCCGCGATTCATGGATCTGGTGCGGGAAGTCGACGGCCGTGGCGTGGCGGTCGTTGCGATCAATCCGAATTCCGGCGATGGATTGCGGCCGGACGAATTGGGGTATTCAAAGTACGACGACAGTTTCGAAGACATGAAACCGTATGCGAAAGATCATGGGTTCACGTTCCCGTATTTGTACGACGGAGCGACACAGGCGACGGCCAAGAAATACGGCTGCTTGGCGACACCCCACGTGTTCGTTTTCGATTCCGAACGAAAGCTTCGTTACAAAGGCCGGCTGGACAATTCTCGTTACCCCGACCCGGCGTCGGTGAAGTCGCGTGAGACGCGGGATGCCGTCTTGGCGCTGCTGGAGGGAAAGCCCGTTCCCGTCCCCGTGACCAAACCGTTTGGGTGTTCGACCAAGTGGCGCGAGAAGATCAGCAAGGTGGAGGAGGACGAGCAGCATTGGCAATCGGCCGAAGTGACGTTGGACGAAATCGATGCAGCCGGGCTGGCCAACTTGGTCGCCAACGAGACCGACAAGTATCGACTGTTCAATGTTTGGTCGACCACCTGCGCACCTTGCGTCGAAGAGTTTCCCGGGTTGACGCGAGTCTCGCGCCGCATGGGATTGCGGAAATTTGAATTGATCACGATCAGCACCGATCTGCCCAAGAACCGTGATCGCGTTGTGGCTTTTCTGTCGGCCAACCGAGCCGTGTTGCCGGCACGCTTGAAACCGTCACTGGAATCCGAAGGCCGGACGTCGAACAATTATCTGTTCACCGACCCGGATGTCGACGCCTTGATCGCCGCCTTGGATCCCCAATGGGAAGGCCCCGAACCGCACACGGTGTTGGTCGCACCGGGCGGCAAAATTGTCTTCCGGCACAACGGGATGATCGAGGAGACGGAGTTGCTGGACGCGTTGCTGGCGGAAATGAAAGCGACCTATTTGGAGTGATCGACGGTGATGATGATGAAACCTACGCTCGTGCTTGCCGGCCTGCTCGTTTGTGGTGGCTGTTTTCCGCCGCCGGCTTCCTCGCCCGCATCGGCGCAGAAACGCCAGGCCCAGGCGATCGCCGACCGCGAACAAGAACTGCAGTTTCGTGACGAATCCGGCAACATGGACTGGCGAAAACGCGTCGACGCGGCAAAAAAATTGCTCGACCAGGCCCAGTCCAATCGCCGCTGGGGCCAATCCCAGGCGGCACTCGACCAAGCCTTGGACGCTGCACGATTGATGCCGCCGCCCGGCAAGGATTTTGACTTGCAAGCCGAGTTGGCCGGGCTTCAAAAAGAGTCGACCGATGCGTCGGTCGAATCGGACGAGCCGGGCACCTCGGGGGGGACGACGGATCCGGCGGGCGCTGAAGCGGGCGTTACTGAATCTGGCGGTGGCGTGACCAACGCGGAAGTGCGTCAGATTCGAAAAGAGCTGGAAGCTCTGCTGGAGCGACTGGAAGGAAGTACCGGTCGGACCAACGCCGAATTAAGCTTGGAGCGGGATTTGATCGAGATCCAGTGACCCGAACCCGCATGACCTGCGGAATTCGTCCTGATGTTTTCTATGCTTGCGGTGTCCCTTTGATTCAGCGAAACGTCGACCCCGTGATTCACCGCTTGCAGCGAGCGCTGGAAACGGGGGCACCGCGCGAAGAGGTCACCCAGGCCTTGGCGGCCGCAGAATCTGCCACCGAATCGGCAGCCGAGCTGTCGTCGTTGTTGCGTTATCGTGCCGACGAGTACATCCGAGCCGAACGGATGCTGGAACGCCGCCGGTTGATGTTCGCCGTCGCCTGTGTCGTCTGCCTATTCGCCACCGTGGTCGGCGGATTCGGATTGGCCACGTTGGACCGCATGCGTGCGTTGGTCGATCACCAGGCCGAATTCGACAAATTGGTGACGGCAGAACAATGGGACCAAGCGTCCGACTATTTAGACCAGTTGGACGAAGCAACACGCACCGAACCGGCGTTCGTTCGAGGTCGCGAGATGGTCGACCAGGCAATCGCCCGAGAGGCCGAACGAAAGGCCGAGTTCAAACGGTTAGCCGATCAAATGCGTTCGCTGCCGCTTGCCGACATCGATCCGGAAGACGTCAAGCGATTGAACTCGTTGGCTCGCAGCGAGGAAGAAATCGAGTTCGCCAGTGAGATGCTGGGCAAAGCGGAAGAACAACGTCTGCAGCGTGAAGCCGCCAGGGCGAATGACCAGACACACGAATTCGAAACACTGCAAGGAAAGGTCGACCGGTTCCTCCGTGTGGAGTCAGCGGAACTGACCGACGAAGCACGTGCCGCGCGACGTTTTGAGCTGCAACAGGAATTGGGCAGATTTGCCGCCACGCACCAGCTGGGCAACCCGGAACTGAGCGAGGCGGCCAAGCAGGCATCCAAAATGCTTGCCGCGTCTGCCGAGCGGGATCAACAGCAGACGGATCGTGACAAATTGGTCGACGCGATCACGCAAGCCGTCGGAGATTCACATCGCTACACGCTTGCCATCGAACATTTCGCCGACTCGTGGCCGCGCGACCCGTTGACGCAGCGACTACAGCGAGATGCTCCCAGTCCCAAGGCGATCGACACGACGCTGGCTTGGATCGACGTACTGAACCATCCCGGTTATCGCCGACCACAACTGGTCGACAGCGCGATCGCTGCCGACTGGCTGGCGACTCTTCGGCAAGCTGAAACACTTGATCCGGAACATCCCTTGTCCGGCCTCGCGACCCGTTGGCGGACAACCTATGAAACGATCGCCGGCTGTGACGACGTGATCGGAGAGTTGCGAGAAGCGTTTCGATCGCCGCTGCTCAATCGAATCTACGTCTATCCCGATCCGGGCGGGCAGGTGTTCTACTCGGAACAAC containing:
- the astD gene encoding succinylglutamate-semialdehyde dehydrogenase, with amino-acid sequence MNSSSEPTTSMAACFPGTDEIVWEGTAATAADVADAVANARSALAGWQTTAVEDRIAVAERFAALATDQQESIANQISRETGKPKWESTAEAKLVPAKVKLAVQAYCERSGSQQIDLPQGTGRVVYRGVGVMAVLGPFNFPAHLPNGHIVPALVAGNTVVFKPSEMTPGTGELLCQLWHKAGLPHGVLQVVQGDGAVGATLVSQAVDGVLFTGSYAAGCAIHRSLAGRPEVLLALEMGGNNPLVVHRAKDLDAAAYLCAVSAYATAGQRCTCARRLILIDDDDSNLLVDRLVRHCETLRVGLPDDDPVPFCGPLISAAAADRVLDAQASWLDAGARVLVAVCRDPRNAALLRPGLVDVTTMNDRIDEEVFGPLLQVIRVVDFDAAIGQANRTAYGLSASLLSDDPALFDRFRTLIRAGVVNWNQPTVGASGRLPFGGLGASGNHRPSGYFAADYCSDAAAMLESGSLSLPATTLPGIEVGGNTP
- the astB gene encoding N-succinylarginine dihydrolase; the protein is MHHTDSATAVEVNFDGLIGPTHNFAGLAPGNLASWLHRSEPSNPRAAARQGLAKMSRLRSLGIPQAILPPQPRPNLRLLRQLGFSGDDANVLATAQNQSPRMLAIAMSGSSMWTANAATVCPSADADDGRVHFTAANLASSLHRASETIVTATILRRIFDDPQCFCHHDPIPCSADMGDEGAANHTRFCDSFGGPGVQLFVYGTDHGDDDHSRPRRFAARQSRAASEAVSRLHRLDPHRVVFAKQDPRAIDAGVFHNDVIAVGHRQLLFCHEQAFEQPMQVFDALRRATSEQIRIVEVPQQRVSLDDAVATYLFNSQIVTAADGQTVLIAPEDCRSHRSVAMLLQELVDDGTFDRVEFVDLRQSMNNGGGPACLRLRVVLTPEEVASVTPGVFLTDTLEKQLDVWIERYYRESLTAADLADPQLMRESFDALDELASLLGLGSVYEFQR
- a CDS encoding redoxin domain-containing protein, whose amino-acid sequence is MTKTLLAVLILLGVPGLSVAADFPPGLQTLEIGDAAPDFKLPGIDGRDWTLNDFDDGKVLIVYFTSNHCPVCHAHDPRFMDLVREVDGRGVAVVAINPNSGDGLRPDELGYSKYDDSFEDMKPYAKDHGFTFPYLYDGATQATAKKYGCLATPHVFVFDSERKLRYKGRLDNSRYPDPASVKSRETRDAVLALLEGKPVPVPVTKPFGCSTKWREKISKVEEDEQHWQSAEVTLDEIDAAGLANLVANETDKYRLFNVWSTTCAPCVEEFPGLTRVSRRMGLRKFELITISTDLPKNRDRVVAFLSANRAVLPARLKPSLESEGRTSNNYLFTDPDVDALIAALDPQWEGPEPHTVLVAPGGKIVFRHNGMIEETELLDALLAEMKATYLE